From a single Pseudomonas triticicola genomic region:
- a CDS encoding FecR family protein, whose amino-acid sequence MTDTHRSPSPDSARDAAAAMDQALDWLIVLGSPDEEQTRQFHAWLAADPLNAEAFAKAQAIWDGPQVALCAEALAAKPVKITFLKRLRPHWKPLATAAVLILGLFSFSNLPMRIQADHLTVVGERQRLQLEDGSKVLLNTNSAFSSTINDQQRVARLFQGEAFFEIASGRNQPLEIDAGPVQASVHDTAFAVRYLDGVAQVNVQRGDVDLRATHNDARVRLRAGESIRIGPNGFDRPAKLDANADLAWVEGRLVFENCPLNQVLAELRRYYPGWIINNNEQLADVAVTGNYRLDQPLDVVRSLAHITSARLQEFPALVILN is encoded by the coding sequence GTGACGGACACCCACCGCTCGCCTTCGCCCGATTCGGCGCGGGACGCTGCAGCAGCAATGGACCAGGCGCTGGACTGGCTCATCGTGCTCGGCAGCCCGGATGAGGAACAGACCCGGCAATTTCATGCCTGGCTGGCGGCTGATCCTTTGAACGCCGAGGCGTTCGCCAAGGCCCAGGCGATCTGGGACGGCCCGCAAGTCGCCCTGTGCGCCGAGGCTCTGGCAGCAAAACCGGTAAAAATCACTTTTCTCAAACGCTTGCGCCCGCATTGGAAACCGCTGGCTACCGCTGCGGTGCTGATCCTCGGGCTGTTCAGTTTCAGCAACCTGCCGATGCGCATTCAAGCGGATCACCTGACCGTGGTCGGCGAGCGTCAGCGGCTGCAACTGGAGGACGGCTCGAAGGTCCTGCTCAATACCAACTCGGCGTTTTCCAGCACCATCAACGATCAACAGCGCGTGGCCCGGCTGTTTCAGGGCGAGGCGTTTTTCGAGATCGCCAGCGGGCGCAATCAGCCGCTGGAGATCGACGCAGGTCCGGTGCAGGCAAGCGTGCACGACACCGCATTCGCCGTGCGCTACCTCGACGGGGTCGCGCAAGTGAATGTGCAACGTGGCGATGTCGATCTGCGCGCCACCCACAACGATGCCCGGGTGCGCCTGCGTGCCGGGGAAAGCATTCGCATCGGCCCCAACGGTTTTGATCGCCCGGCCAAGCTCGACGCCAATGCCGATCTGGCCTGGGTAGAAGGCCGTCTGGTGTTCGAGAACTGCCCGCTGAATCAGGTGCTGGCCGAGCTGCGCCGCTACTACCCGGGCTGGATCATCAACAACAACGAGCAACTGGCCGACGTCGCCGTCACCGGCAACTACCGTCTCGACCAGCCGCTCGACGTGGTCCGCTCTCTCGCCCACATCACCTCGGCGCGCCTGCAGGAATTCCCTGCGCTGGTGATTCTGAACTGA